Proteins found in one Fimbriimonadaceae bacterium genomic segment:
- a CDS encoding GAF domain-containing protein translates to MSEMHAPDSNEGLESLQSRIAELEAENQRLRSSSEPDRQSKPADNVPAAVPMESASEVASIQEGDVTLRRLVQRIAMILQAEKIVIMFYQAEVGELVAIPPAYGVEESKLEKFKVRATQGITGQVFRDGEPLIFHNADDDPRTRKDLVALMHVQNGITVPLVIERRDEENRIVDRTTIGVLHAFNKRHGEDFNDEDVRLLERMARNVGSIIANLQLYKKVVEEREELLQTFESLTSGLVLVSPDARISQINQSARAIFRLGADVVGKHVSEAFPEESLNAFMVMGAAGNEPDPYEVSLDFHGVERIYTVQGALVKNEEAKNLGFVVIFNDVTEAKNIDKMKSSFVAMASHELRTPLTAIKGFSSTLLEGLDDNLYSKEESKEFLGIVVSECDRLRRLIDDLLNTARIEAGESLKPNYTRFAVVPLVEKVVRVQNQASHRHEVKLQIVPEGIPDSIIGDEDKLDQILTNLLNNAIKYSPEGGDVIVHLKREGDEVVFGIEDHGIGIPADHLSKVFERFHRVNNEDNRKIYGTGLGLYLVKHLVETVHLGRVWAESEVGKGSTFKVAIPVELDLEKAKELND, encoded by the coding sequence ATGAGCGAGATGCATGCACCGGACAGCAACGAGGGGTTGGAGTCTCTTCAAAGTCGGATCGCTGAGCTGGAGGCGGAGAACCAGCGCCTTCGCAGCAGCAGCGAACCTGACCGGCAGTCCAAACCGGCCGACAACGTGCCTGCCGCCGTGCCGATGGAGTCGGCCAGCGAAGTGGCCAGCATCCAAGAAGGGGACGTCACCCTTCGACGGCTGGTCCAACGCATCGCGATGATCCTCCAAGCGGAGAAGATCGTCATCATGTTCTACCAGGCCGAGGTCGGCGAACTGGTCGCCATTCCGCCCGCCTACGGCGTCGAAGAGTCGAAGCTGGAGAAGTTCAAGGTCCGCGCGACCCAAGGCATCACCGGCCAGGTGTTCCGTGACGGCGAGCCGCTGATCTTCCACAACGCGGACGACGACCCCCGCACCCGCAAGGACTTGGTCGCCTTGATGCACGTCCAGAACGGCATCACCGTCCCCTTGGTCATCGAGCGGCGCGACGAAGAGAACCGGATCGTCGACCGCACCACCATCGGTGTCTTGCACGCCTTCAACAAGCGGCACGGCGAGGACTTCAACGACGAGGACGTCCGCCTGTTGGAGCGCATGGCCCGCAACGTCGGGTCGATCATCGCCAACCTGCAGCTGTATAAGAAGGTCGTCGAGGAGCGAGAAGAGCTTCTCCAGACTTTCGAGAGCTTGACGAGCGGCCTCGTGCTTGTCTCGCCCGACGCGCGGATCAGCCAGATCAACCAGAGCGCACGGGCGATTTTCCGGCTGGGCGCCGACGTGGTCGGCAAGCATGTCTCCGAGGCGTTTCCCGAAGAGAGCTTGAACGCCTTCATGGTGATGGGCGCGGCAGGCAACGAACCAGATCCCTATGAGGTCAGCCTTGACTTCCATGGTGTCGAACGCATCTACACCGTGCAGGGCGCCTTGGTGAAGAACGAAGAGGCCAAAAACCTGGGCTTCGTCGTCATCTTCAACGACGTGACCGAGGCCAAGAACATCGACAAGATGAAGTCGAGCTTTGTCGCGATGGCCTCCCACGAGCTCCGCACGCCACTGACCGCCATCAAAGGCTTCAGCAGCACCCTGCTCGAGGGCTTGGACGACAACCTGTATTCCAAGGAAGAGAGCAAGGAGTTTCTTGGCATCGTGGTCAGCGAGTGCGACCGGTTGCGCCGTTTGATCGACGACTTGCTCAACACGGCCCGGATCGAGGCGGGCGAGTCGCTCAAACCCAACTACACCAGGTTCGCCGTCGTGCCGCTCGTAGAGAAAGTCGTGCGGGTCCAGAACCAGGCGTCGCACCGGCACGAGGTCAAGCTGCAGATCGTCCCCGAGGGCATCCCCGACAGCATCATTGGCGACGAGGACAAGCTCGACCAGATCCTGACAAACCTTCTCAACAACGCGATCAAGTACTCGCCCGAGGGTGGTGACGTCATCGTCCACCTGAAGCGTGAAGGGGACGAGGTCGTCTTCGGCATCGAGGACCACGGCATCGGCATCCCTGCCGACCACCTCTCCAAGGTCTTTGAGCGGTTCCACCGGGTCAACAACGAGGACAACCGGAAGATCTACGGCACCGGCCTTGGCCTCTACCTCGTCAAGCACTTGGTCGAGACCGTCCATCTTGGCCGTGTGTGGGCAGAGTCCGAGGTCGGCAAGGGCTCGACGTTCAAGGTCGCGATCCCAGTGGAGCTCGACCTGGAAAAGGCGAAGGAACTCAACGACTGA
- a CDS encoding M55 family metallopeptidase: MKVYISADIEGTTGTVSWAQTGGPNSDCYDWAFARRMMTHDVNAAVRGARAGGADMILVKDSHGNSKNLLIDELEPGVELMSGQGSGADGMMEGIDGSFDAAMLVGYHGMAGTLHGIMEHTISGMVHRCWVNGVETGEIGLSAATAGHYGVPLVFVSSDAAGCAEAAGLVPGVKTAVVKHGIGRYMGRLLHPSVTGPLIEAAAAEAVRSAGSAPTVFTSPVTVRLEHNRSEETDAACLLDGWKRLDAFTIEYTAADWPTAHRATRRAMSVAGLGRGAHD; the protein is encoded by the coding sequence ATGAAAGTTTATATCTCCGCCGACATCGAAGGGACGACCGGGACAGTGAGCTGGGCTCAAACCGGTGGCCCCAACTCCGACTGCTACGACTGGGCGTTCGCCCGCCGCATGATGACCCACGACGTGAACGCGGCGGTCCGGGGTGCACGCGCTGGCGGGGCGGACATGATCTTGGTCAAGGACAGCCACGGCAACAGCAAGAACCTGCTGATCGACGAATTGGAGCCGGGCGTCGAGCTTATGAGCGGCCAGGGGAGCGGGGCCGACGGCATGATGGAAGGCATCGACGGGAGCTTCGATGCGGCCATGCTGGTCGGCTACCACGGGATGGCGGGGACGCTCCATGGGATCATGGAGCACACGATCAGCGGGATGGTGCACCGCTGCTGGGTGAACGGCGTCGAGACCGGCGAGATCGGCCTCTCGGCGGCGACGGCGGGCCATTACGGTGTGCCCCTCGTCTTCGTCTCCAGTGACGCGGCGGGCTGTGCCGAGGCGGCCGGCCTGGTCCCGGGGGTGAAGACGGCGGTGGTCAAGCATGGGATCGGCCGGTACATGGGGCGGCTCCTCCACCCGTCGGTGACCGGTCCGCTCATCGAAGCGGCCGCGGCCGAGGCGGTGCGCTCGGCCGGGTCTGCGCCCACGGTCTTCACTTCGCCCGTGACGGTCAGGCTCGAGCACAACCGGAGCGAGGAGACGGACGCCGCCTGTTTGCTGGACGGGTGGAAGCGGCTCGACGCTTTCACGATCGAATACACGGCGGCGGACTGGCCGACGGCCCACCGCGCGACGCGACGGGCGATGTCGGTCGCCGGACTGGGACGCGGGGCCCACGACTGA
- a CDS encoding HAD-IA family hydrolase has translation MLQAVVFDFDGLIADTESNEYAAWQSVYADHGCDLAPEDWAKAVGAGPTAFDAFEHLVVLSRQDLDRAATMAEWASRRDRLNEGLLLLPGVEALLDALSDDGVSVAVASSSRRDWVEGHLARLDVLERFAAVVTRDDHAPKPAPDLYLGACSRLGAEPTASVALEDSSNGVLAAKRAGMAAVAVPNAVTRDYDFSLADVVVDSLTKVDVTLLRGLVTRD, from the coding sequence ATGCTGCAAGCGGTGGTCTTCGACTTCGACGGCCTTATCGCTGACACGGAGTCGAACGAGTACGCGGCGTGGCAGTCGGTCTATGCCGACCATGGGTGCGACCTTGCGCCCGAGGACTGGGCCAAAGCGGTCGGAGCGGGCCCGACCGCCTTTGACGCTTTCGAACACCTGGTCGTCCTTTCCCGACAAGACCTGGACAGGGCGGCGACCATGGCCGAATGGGCTTCGCGTCGAGACCGGCTGAACGAAGGTCTGCTGCTGCTCCCCGGGGTCGAGGCCCTGCTCGACGCCCTGAGCGACGACGGCGTGTCGGTCGCGGTGGCGTCAAGCTCGCGGCGGGATTGGGTGGAGGGCCACCTGGCCCGGCTTGACGTGCTTGAGCGGTTCGCCGCCGTCGTCACCCGCGACGACCACGCACCCAAGCCAGCCCCCGACCTCTACCTGGGCGCATGTTCTCGCCTTGGGGCGGAGCCAACTGCCTCTGTTGCGCTGGAGGACTCTTCGAACGGTGTCTTGGCCGCGAAGCGGGCGGGCATGGCCGCAGTCGCCGTGCCCAATGCGGTCACGAGGGACTATGACTTCTCCTTGGCCGACGTGGTGGTCGACTCACTCACCAAGGTCGACGTCACGCTGCTGCGGGGCTTGGTCACGCGAGACTAG
- a CDS encoding LON peptidase substrate-binding domain-containing protein, with product MSEHLEEMPLFPLNAVLFPHADLQVHVFEDRYREMVRDCVQYDSGFGVVLIRSGSEVGPGAEPYMVGTAVRIVKVQTFEDGKMDVHVRGQRRFRIRKLDESRSYLVGHVEPVVELEVSDEEWATKLIDQVRGTVHQLLEEQFSKLDVKVTSIHLPQDATDLSFVIANLLHCDNIRKQYLLETTDTVDRLSEMLPILEQQIVQAEEADRVESPTNFRLTTQHFDDVISPN from the coding sequence ATGTCCGAGCACCTGGAGGAAATGCCGCTCTTCCCCCTCAACGCGGTGCTGTTCCCCCACGCCGACCTCCAGGTCCACGTCTTTGAGGACCGGTACCGCGAGATGGTGCGTGACTGCGTCCAGTACGACAGCGGCTTTGGGGTCGTGCTCATCCGGTCGGGGAGCGAAGTCGGACCAGGCGCCGAGCCATACATGGTGGGCACCGCCGTCCGGATCGTCAAGGTGCAAACCTTCGAAGACGGCAAAATGGACGTCCACGTCCGGGGCCAGCGCCGGTTCAGAATCCGCAAGCTCGACGAGTCACGCAGCTACCTCGTGGGACATGTCGAGCCCGTCGTCGAGCTGGAGGTCTCCGACGAGGAATGGGCCACGAAGTTGATCGACCAGGTCCGCGGGACAGTCCACCAACTGCTTGAAGAACAGTTTTCCAAGCTCGACGTCAAAGTGACGTCGATCCACTTGCCCCAGGACGCGACGGACCTCTCGTTTGTCATCGCCAACCTCCTGCACTGCGACAACATCCGCAAGCAATACCTGCTGGAGACCACCGACACGGTCGACCGGCTCAGCGAGATGCTCCCGATCCTAGAGCAACAGATCGTCCAGGCCGAAGAAGCCGACCGGGTGGAGTCACCCACCAATTTCCGCCTGACCACCCAACACTTCGACGACGTGATCTCGCCGAACTAG
- a CDS encoding cation:proton antiporter: MNDLQLGIHVFLQIAIILAVCRLIGWLGRRFLGQTQVVGEMIAGVCLGPSLLGAVAPQLSDALFPLTLPGGGRHPTIQVVYAISQVGLSLYMFLVGVDLDINLLRSRAKGALAVSASGIVVPFILGIGLVHLVYPRFGLFEPHVGVDQAALYMGAAMCITAFPMLARIIREKGISGTSMGTLALSAGAMDDVVAWVGLAVVVASTKSNPSYAWLAIGGGILYAIFMLTVGKALFRKVAQAVEKANEMSADAFAVVLIVVMLGSWFTDLVGVYAVFGAFICGTAIPKGALAEGLKEKIEPFVVSFMLPLFFVFSGLNTKMGLIDSPELWTFALAALGVAVFGKGVSCTLAARANKEPWRESFAIGTLMNSRGLMELIILNIGLQQGVITQRLYTVLVLMAVITTLMASPLYSWIMEKKRPGVPAGEPA; the protein is encoded by the coding sequence ATGAACGACCTTCAGCTCGGTATCCACGTCTTCTTGCAGATTGCGATCATCCTGGCGGTGTGCCGCCTCATCGGTTGGCTCGGGCGCCGGTTCCTGGGCCAGACGCAGGTGGTCGGCGAGATGATCGCGGGCGTGTGCCTCGGCCCGTCGCTCCTGGGCGCGGTCGCCCCTCAACTGTCGGACGCGCTCTTCCCGCTCACTTTGCCCGGTGGAGGGCGGCATCCGACCATCCAAGTCGTCTACGCGATCAGCCAGGTCGGCCTGTCGCTGTACATGTTCCTCGTCGGCGTCGACTTGGACATCAACCTCCTCCGGTCGAGGGCCAAGGGCGCCCTCGCCGTTTCAGCAAGCGGCATCGTCGTCCCGTTCATCCTCGGCATCGGACTGGTCCACCTGGTCTATCCCCGGTTCGGCCTCTTTGAGCCGCACGTCGGAGTCGACCAAGCGGCGCTCTACATGGGCGCGGCCATGTGCATCACCGCGTTCCCGATGCTCGCCCGGATCATCCGTGAGAAAGGCATCTCCGGCACGTCCATGGGGACGCTCGCCCTGTCGGCGGGGGCGATGGACGACGTCGTGGCGTGGGTCGGACTCGCCGTCGTCGTCGCCAGCACGAAATCCAACCCGTCGTACGCCTGGTTGGCCATCGGCGGCGGCATCCTGTACGCCATCTTCATGCTGACGGTCGGCAAGGCCCTGTTCAGAAAGGTCGCCCAAGCCGTCGAAAAGGCCAATGAGATGAGCGCGGACGCCTTCGCGGTCGTCCTCATCGTCGTGATGCTGGGGTCGTGGTTCACCGACCTTGTCGGCGTCTACGCCGTCTTTGGCGCGTTCATTTGCGGCACGGCCATCCCCAAAGGTGCGCTGGCAGAAGGCCTCAAGGAGAAAATCGAGCCGTTCGTGGTCTCGTTCATGCTCCCGCTCTTCTTTGTCTTCAGCGGCCTCAACACCAAGATGGGCCTGATCGACTCGCCAGAGCTTTGGACGTTCGCCCTGGCCGCCCTGGGCGTCGCGGTGTTCGGGAAAGGTGTCTCCTGCACCCTTGCCGCGCGGGCCAACAAGGAACCGTGGCGCGAAAGCTTCGCCATCGGCACCCTGATGAACTCGCGCGGCCTGATGGAGTTGATCATCCTCAACATCGGCTTGCAACAAGGGGTCATCACCCAGCGGCTGTACACGGTCTTGGTCCTGATGGCCGTCATCACGACCCTCATGGCCTCACCGCTCTACAGTTGGATCATGGAGAAGAAGCGGCCCGGGGTCCCCGCCGGAGAGCCCGCCTGA
- a CDS encoding DnaJ domain-containing protein — translation MPTLYDILGVPPKADEKEVRSAYRKLARTFHPDLNPDPKAHERMAQINVAFEVLSDPVRRMEYDASIGETGNAEPEQRQTNRKRAVVATIARRLRDHRTPVYAMGFAPGANRLATASFDNEVIFWSPSYEYPESRVRLEGGVVSAMSVQGPERVVVAGSTEQNLACWRVDGGRVDVWRTQPKDWVVTLAPSPDGESLALGSVDCSMRVVRVSDGQVRFSGHTHTESVTALAWSPDSARLATGSADATVKIWCGLTGRELLALSNVRSTVTALAFSPDMRLLAVAAVDLSIRVFNLADATLTKTFFGHQRPVETLAFHPRSWLLASGSRDGRVGLWNARNGTGHGQIDASHQPVSCVAFSPDGLALAAGGLDKTLRVWSLSTPEIED, via the coding sequence TTGCCCACCCTGTACGACATCTTGGGCGTCCCTCCCAAAGCCGACGAGAAGGAGGTCCGCTCTGCTTACCGCAAGCTCGCGCGCACCTTCCACCCGGATTTGAACCCGGACCCCAAGGCTCACGAGCGGATGGCCCAGATCAATGTCGCCTTCGAGGTGCTCAGCGACCCCGTCCGTCGCATGGAGTACGACGCCAGCATCGGCGAGACGGGCAATGCCGAGCCAGAGCAACGGCAGACGAACCGTAAGCGCGCGGTGGTCGCCACCATCGCCCGGCGTCTGCGCGACCACCGGACCCCCGTCTACGCCATGGGCTTCGCGCCGGGCGCCAACCGCCTCGCGACGGCCAGCTTCGACAACGAGGTGATCTTCTGGTCACCCAGTTACGAGTACCCCGAGTCGCGGGTGAGGCTGGAGGGAGGCGTGGTCAGCGCTATGAGCGTCCAGGGCCCCGAGAGGGTCGTCGTCGCAGGGAGCACCGAACAGAACCTCGCTTGCTGGCGGGTGGACGGAGGCCGCGTGGACGTCTGGCGCACCCAGCCCAAGGACTGGGTCGTGACCCTCGCCCCGTCGCCTGACGGCGAGAGCCTCGCCCTGGGGAGCGTCGACTGTTCGATGCGGGTCGTCCGGGTCTCGGACGGCCAAGTGCGCTTCAGCGGGCACACCCACACCGAGTCGGTGACCGCCCTGGCCTGGAGCCCTGACTCGGCCCGCCTCGCCACCGGTTCGGCCGACGCGACCGTCAAGATTTGGTGCGGATTGACCGGCCGGGAGTTACTGGCCCTGAGCAACGTGCGGTCGACGGTGACGGCCCTCGCCTTCAGCCCCGACATGCGGCTACTCGCGGTGGCCGCCGTCGACCTCTCGATCCGGGTCTTCAACTTGGCCGACGCCACGTTGACGAAGACTTTCTTCGGCCACCAGCGGCCGGTCGAGACCCTGGCTTTCCACCCGCGCAGTTGGCTTCTCGCCTCGGGCAGCCGGGACGGGCGCGTCGGGCTATGGAACGCCCGCAACGGCACCGGTCACGGCCAGATCGACGCTTCGCACCAGCCTGTGTCGTGCGTCGCCTTCTCCCCTGACGGGCTGGCCTTGGCCGCAGGCGGTCTGGACAAGACGCTCCGCGTCTGGTCGCTCAGCACGCCCGAGATCGAAGACTAA
- a CDS encoding Gfo/Idh/MocA family oxidoreductase, which translates to MRKTAVGIVGCGNISGIYLQNLTGFAQTRVAAVADLDLDRAKAKAAEHGVPKAYGLDDILADPEVEIILNITVPDAHHEVAMKAVSAGKHVYNEKPLTVERAEAQELLAAAEAKGVRVGCAPDTVLGAGVQTARELIDRGEIGRVVSAQAWMMGAGPEGWHPNPTFYYAKGGGPLYDMGPYYLSALMTLVGPVARVTGSAQTTFAERTASSAGNEGKKIPVMTPTLIHSVLEFEGGPVAQLTTSFDTMADPGYPHIDIFGSEGMVRVPDPNGFGGPVLLKKKGADSFTEVEVRRPYAENSRGVGVLDMALAIQSGRPHRANGQMAAHLLDVMHAVHESSTQGRHIVPVVHATRPDAMPDTELDA; encoded by the coding sequence ATGCGCAAAACTGCCGTGGGAATCGTCGGCTGCGGCAACATTAGCGGCATCTACCTGCAAAACCTCACCGGATTCGCCCAGACTCGGGTCGCCGCCGTCGCCGACCTCGACCTCGACCGGGCGAAGGCCAAGGCGGCAGAGCACGGCGTCCCGAAGGCGTACGGCCTCGACGACATCCTTGCCGACCCAGAAGTCGAAATTATCCTGAACATCACCGTCCCCGACGCGCACCACGAGGTGGCGATGAAGGCGGTCAGCGCCGGGAAGCACGTCTACAACGAAAAGCCGCTGACGGTTGAGCGGGCTGAGGCCCAAGAACTCCTCGCCGCCGCCGAGGCCAAAGGGGTCCGGGTCGGTTGCGCGCCCGACACCGTGCTCGGGGCGGGGGTGCAGACGGCCCGCGAACTGATCGACCGAGGCGAGATCGGCCGGGTCGTCAGCGCCCAGGCCTGGATGATGGGGGCCGGGCCGGAAGGCTGGCACCCGAACCCGACCTTCTACTATGCCAAGGGGGGAGGGCCGCTCTACGACATGGGGCCTTACTACTTGTCAGCGCTCATGACCTTGGTCGGCCCGGTGGCCCGGGTCACGGGCTCGGCCCAGACCACCTTTGCCGAGAGGACCGCCAGCAGCGCCGGCAACGAGGGCAAGAAGATCCCCGTCATGACACCGACGCTGATCCACAGCGTCCTGGAGTTCGAGGGTGGCCCGGTCGCCCAGTTGACGACCAGCTTTGACACGATGGCCGACCCCGGCTACCCTCACATTGACATCTTCGGCAGTGAGGGCATGGTCCGCGTGCCCGACCCCAACGGCTTTGGCGGGCCGGTGCTCCTCAAGAAGAAGGGTGCGGACAGCTTCACCGAAGTCGAGGTGCGACGCCCCTATGCGGAGAACAGCCGTGGCGTCGGCGTGCTGGACATGGCCCTGGCCATCCAGTCCGGCCGGCCGCACCGGGCCAACGGGCAGATGGCGGCCCACCTGCTGGACGTCATGCACGCGGTGCACGAGTCGAGCACCCAAGGACGCCACATCGTCCCGGTCGTCCACGCCACCCGTCCGGACGCCATGCCGGACACCGAGCTCGACGCATGA
- a CDS encoding VOC family protein, whose product MHKNTICLWFDDDAEAAARFYAETFPGSSVDAVHRAPSDYPGGTAGAVLTVEFTVCGIPCLGLNGGPVFTHCEAFSFQIATEDQAETDRYWDAIVGNGGEASACGWCKDRWGVSWQITPRALTSALAQGGDVAKRAFEAMMEMGKIDVAKIEAAARG is encoded by the coding sequence ATGCACAAAAACACAATTTGCCTGTGGTTTGACGACGACGCCGAAGCGGCGGCGAGGTTCTACGCCGAGACCTTCCCGGGCAGCTCGGTCGACGCCGTGCACCGGGCGCCGTCCGACTATCCCGGCGGCACCGCCGGCGCGGTGCTGACGGTCGAGTTCACCGTCTGCGGAATCCCATGCCTTGGTTTGAACGGCGGGCCTGTGTTCACCCACTGCGAGGCGTTCTCCTTCCAGATCGCCACGGAAGACCAGGCCGAGACCGACCGCTACTGGGACGCCATTGTCGGCAACGGAGGCGAGGCGAGCGCCTGCGGTTGGTGCAAGGATCGGTGGGGCGTCTCGTGGCAGATCACGCCGCGCGCCCTCACTTCCGCCTTGGCCCAAGGCGGCGACGTCGCCAAGCGCGCCTTTGAGGCGATGATGGAGATGGGCAAGATCGACGTCGCCAAGATTGAAGCGGCGGCCCGGGGTTAG